One window of Vicia villosa cultivar HV-30 ecotype Madison, WI unplaced genomic scaffold, Vvil1.0 ctg.001794F_1_1, whole genome shotgun sequence genomic DNA carries:
- the LOC131636625 gene encoding uncharacterized protein LOC131636625 isoform X1 yields the protein MVDESEKSTSTPASTSGSAEQYNGNNGYTRPPVFDGENFEYWKDKLESYFLGLDGDLWDLLMDGYKHPVNASGVKLSRQEMNDDQKKLFRNHHKCRTVLLNAISHAEYEKISNKETAYDIYESLKMTHEGNAQVKETKALALIQKYEAFKMEDDEDIEKMFSRFQTLTAGLRVLDKGYTKADHVKKIIRSLPRRWGPMVTAFKIAKNLNEVSLEELISALRSHEIELDANEPQKKGKSITLKSNIKKCTNAFQAREEDPEESESEEEDELSLISRRLNQLWKTKQRKFRGFRSSRKFERGESSDERRFDKKKVMCYECNEPGHYKNECPNLQKESPKKKFHKKKGLMATWDESEDDSEDEQANCALMATEDDGSESTSESDSEEVFSELTRDELVSGLTELLELKSQISLKYKKLKKQFEFETKKLELENSELKDKLLKLSNDVGSPSNSEKSTPSLNHILKEYDLSFRKFLSRSIGRSQLASMIYAVSGNKRVGIGFEGETPYKLEPVDEMKITYKPLYDQFKYGHSHDIRHTSHAQSFHITHTKKHVTQPRKYHETHIKNYHAVPPIAYNVKPKFNQNLRRTNKKGPKKMWVPKDKIIPIADILGCKKDKAQHVMVPGLWMLTTHDRKKVYVPRPGA from the coding sequence atggttgatgaaagtgaaaagtctacatctacacctgcatctacatctggctctgctgagcaatacaacggtaacaatggttatactagaccgccggtatttgatggtgaaaactttgaatactggaaagataaactggaaagttactttctgggtctagatggtgatctatgggatcttctaatggatggttacaaacatccagtaaatgccagtggcgtgaagctgtcaaggcaagaaatgaatgatgatcaaaagaagcttttcaggaatcatcataaatgtagaactgttttgctgaatgctatctctcatgctgagtatgagaagatatctaacaaggaaacggcctatgacatatatgagtccttgaaaatgactcatgaaggaaatgctcaagtcaaggagacaaaagctcttgccttaatccagaagtatgaagccttcaagatggaggatgatgaagacattgaaaagatgttttcaagatttcaaactcttactgctggattgagagttcttgacaagggatacaccaaggctgatcacgtaaagaagatcatcagaagcttacccagaagatggggtcctatggtgactgcattcaagattgcaaagaatctgaatgaagtttctctggaagagctgatcagtgccttgagaagccatgaaattgagctggatgcaaatgagcctcaaaagaaaggtaagtctattacattaaaatcaaatatcaagaaatgcactaacgcttttcaggccagagaagaagatcctgaggaatcagaatctgaagaagaagatgaactatccctgatctccagaaggctaaatcaactctggaagaccaagcaaaggaagttcagaggcttcagaagttcaaggaaatttgaacgtggagaatcttctgatgaaagaagatttgacaagaagaaggtcatgtgctatgaatgcaatgagcctggacactacaagaatgaatgtccaaatcttcagaaggaaagtcccaagaaaaagtttcataagaagaaaggtcttatggcaacctgggatgagtcagaagatgattcagaagatgagcaggctaactgtgcgctgatggcgacagaagatgacggatcagaatctacatcagaatcagattctgaagaggtattttctgaacttactagagatgagttagtttccggtctaactgaacttctggaactcaagtctcagattagtctcaaatacaaaaagctgaaaaagcaatttgaatttgaaacaaagaagcttgagttggaaaattctgaattaaaagacaaacttttaaaattatccaatgatgttggatctccttctaattcagaaaaatccactcctagtctaaaccatattctgaaagaatatgatttaagtttcaggaagttcttatctagaagtattggcagaagtcagctagcttctatgatatatgctgtgtctggaaacaaaagagttggcattggttttgagggtgaaaccccatacaaacttgaacctgttgatgaaatgaaaattacatacaagccattgtatgatcagttcaagtatggccactctcatgatattaggcacacttcacatgcacaaagttttcacataacacacaccaagaagcatgtgacacaacctaggaaatatcatgaaactcacattaaaaattatcatgctgttcctcctattgcttataatgttaaacccaagttcaatcagaacttgaggagaactaacaagaaaggacccaagaaaatgtgggtacctaaggacaagattattcctattgcagatatccttggctgcaagaaggacaaagcacaacatgtcatggtacctggactctggatgctcacgacacatgacaggaagaaggtctatgttccaagacctggtgcttaa
- the LOC131636630 gene encoding uncharacterized protein LOC131636630, with the protein MCSMIYNLWRARNLRVFQSKSLTPMEVAKMAEDLVFDFNKWNPEVCIKNRIPECNDNKVQGVCIIQVDASVFEEGCISFGCIIKDEDIIVLSACKVEAMNVEVAMAETLAIRWSLNLARSKNIEKVLVQSDCLSAVDCINCFSNIAVLEPIAADCRNLCNSFNCAFVVFIPRSQNFVAHNLARCGYREGDCMWEGETPALFVSDPPFN; encoded by the coding sequence ATGTGTTCGATGATTTATAACCTGTGGAGGGCTAGAAACCTAAGAGTTTTTCAATCAAAATCCCTCACTCCCATGGAGGTTGCAAAGATGGCGGAGGATCTCGTGTTTGATTTCAACAAATGGAATCCGGAGGTGTGTATCAAGAACAGAATCCCCGAGTGCAATGACAACAAAGTGCAGGGAGTTTGTATCATCCAAGTAGACGCTAGTGTTTTTGAAGAGGGATGCATTTCTTTTGGGTGCATTATCAAAGATGAAGATATAATCGTTTTGTCGGCGTGCAAGGTAGAAGCGATGAACGTCGAGGTGGCCATGGCAGAAACATTGGCAATTAGGTGGAGTCTGAATCTGGCCAGaagtaaaaacatagaaaaggtCTTGGTGCAGTCCGATTGTTTATCTGCGGTCGACTGCATAAACTGTTTTTCAAACATTGCGGTTCTAGAACCAATTGCAGCTGACTGTAGGAATTTGTGTAATAGTTTTAACTGtgcttttgttgtttttattcctAGATCACAAAACTTTGTTGCTCATAACCTTGCTAGGTGTGGGTATAGGGAAGGTGACTGTATGTGGGAGGGAGAGACTCCTGCACTTTTTGTATCTGATCCTCCTTTCAATTAA